A genomic region of Arachis stenosperma cultivar V10309 chromosome 9, arast.V10309.gnm1.PFL2, whole genome shotgun sequence contains the following coding sequences:
- the LOC130948479 gene encoding auxin-responsive protein IAA16-like yields the protein MESERDKYSMINFEETELRLGLPGGSNDGESSLRSTCTTTGKRGFSETTPSTVDLKLNLNLSSSCCSSSLNNESVSASSVNVDKNKEKNGGAAPTSTPPVTRSTDPAKPPAKAQVVGWPPVRSFRKNMVSGQKSNKEEAEKPATTTVGPTATATSAATSGNGGAYVKVSVDGAPYLRKVDLKQYKSYRELSDALAKMFSGTMIEAAVTGPHHECKGNGLFSFNGSDYVPTYEDKDGDWMLVGDVPWEMFVESCKRLRIVKGSEATGLGVPRAAAEEQCKIRS from the exons ATGGAGTCAGAGCGAGACAAATACAGCATGATAAATTTTGAGGAGACCGAGTTGCGACTCGGTTTGCCGGGTGGGTCGAACGATGGCGAGTCATCACTAAGGAGCACTTGTACTACAACTGGAAAGAGGGGTTTCTCGGAGACTACTCCGTCTACTGTGGATCTAAAGCTGAATCTGaatctttcttcttcttgttgttcttcttctctTAACAATGAGTCCGTTTCAGCTTCTTCTGTCAACGTTGACAAGAACAAAGAGAAGAATGGTGGTGCTGCTCCTACTTCTACACCTCCTGTTACTCGTTCTACCGACCCGGCGAAACCACCTGCCAA GGCACAAGTGGTAGGTTGGCCTCCAGTTAGGTCCTTCAGGAAGAACATGGTGAGCGGGCAGAAGAGCAACAAGGAAGAAGCGGAAAAGCCCGCCACCACCACCGTAGGTCCAACTGCAACCGCGACCTCCGCGGCAACAAGCGGAAACGGAGGGGCGTACGTGAAGGTGAGCGTGGACGGAGCACCATACTTGAGGAAAGTGGACCTGAAGCAGTACAAGAGCTACAGAGAGCTGTCAGATGCGCTGGCAAAGATGTTCAGTGGCACCATGATAGAGGCAGCTGTCACTGGGCCCCATCACGAGTGCAAAGGAAATGGCCTCTTCAGCTTCAATGGATCTGACTATGTCCCCACTTATGAAGACAAAGACGGTGATTGGATGCTCGTCGGTGACGTTCCCTGGGA AATGTTCGTAGAATCATGCAAGCGCCTTCGCATAGTGAAAGGTTCTGAGGCAACTGGGCTTGGAG TTCCAAGAGCAGCAGCGGAAGAGCAGTGCAAGATCAGAAGCTGA